One genomic window of Syngnathus acus chromosome 11, fSynAcu1.2, whole genome shotgun sequence includes the following:
- the LOC119129955 gene encoding trypsin-like — protein MKALILLALLGAAFVAAEQDDKIVGGSECPRHSVPYQVSLNAGYHFCGGSLISSQWVVSAAHCYKSRVQVRLGEHNIAVNEGTEQWIDAAMLVKHPQYNSQNLDNDIMLIKLSRPAALNNYVRTVALPSRCTFADENCLVSGWGNMAAPGNNFPDRLQCLRQPIIDDRICKNAYPHLFTQNMLCSGFMQGGASSCQGDSGGPLVCNGELQGVVSWGYDCAMKGHPSVYARVCRYNSWINNVMRNY, from the exons atgaaggccctgatTCTGCTGGCTTTGCTCGGTGCAGCAT TTGTTGCCGCCGAGCAGGACGATAAGATTGTCGGGGGTTCTGAGTGCCCCCGTCACTCGGTCCCCTATCAGGTGTCGCTCAACGCCGGCTACCATTTCTGCGGTGGCTCCCTCATCTCCAGTCAGTGGGTGGTCTCCGCTGCCCACTGTTACAAGTC CCGCGTCCAAGTGCGTCTGGGCGAGCATAACATCGCCGTCAACGAGGGCACGGAGCAGTGGATCGACGCAGCCATGCTGGTCAAGCACCCGCAGTACAACAGCCAAAACCTGGACAACGACATCATGCTGATCAAGCTGAGCCGCCCGGCCGCCCTCAACAACTACGTCCGCACCGTGGCGCTGCCCTCTCGTTGCACCTTCGCCGACGAGAACTGCTTGGTGTCCGGCTGGGGCAATATGGCCGCCCCTGGCA ACAACTTCCCCGACAGGCTTCAGTGTCTGAGGCAGCCCATCATTGATGACAGGATCTGCAAGAACGCTTACCCGCACCTCTTTACCCAGAACATGCTCTGCTCCGGCTTCATGCAGGGCGGCGCCAGCAGCTGCCAG GGGGACTCTGGCGGTCCTCTGGTTTGCAACGGTGAGCTGCAGGGTGTGGTCTCCTGGGGCTACGACTGCGCCATGAAGGGTCACCCCAGCGTGTACGCCCGCGTGTGTCGCTACAACAGCTGGATCAACAACGTCATGAGGAATTATTAA